A portion of the Celeribacter indicus genome contains these proteins:
- the mntR gene encoding manganese-binding transcriptional regulator MntR, translating into MTKLQSQEHEPFETVDRAPEAQAEGFATVRQAHESEMAEDYVELIAELIESRGEARPVEIAERFGVKPPTVTKNISRLKAAGLVRREPYRAIFLTDAGRELAEACRRRHRIVVAFLLSLGIDEETAERDAEGIEHHVSTTTLEAFEHALLQSQSGK; encoded by the coding sequence ATGACAAAGCTGCAATCACAGGAACATGAACCGTTCGAAACTGTCGACAGGGCTCCCGAAGCACAGGCTGAGGGGTTCGCGACCGTGCGTCAGGCACATGAGAGCGAAATGGCGGAAGATTACGTTGAACTGATCGCCGAACTGATCGAGTCGCGCGGAGAGGCAAGGCCGGTGGAAATCGCCGAACGTTTTGGAGTGAAGCCGCCGACCGTGACCAAGAACATCTCGCGGCTCAAAGCTGCTGGCCTGGTGCGGCGGGAACCTTACCGCGCCATATTCCTCACGGATGCCGGTCGGGAGTTGGCCGAGGCCTGCCGCCGACGACACAGGATCGTCGTCGCGTTTCTCCTCAGCCTGGGAATCGACGAAGAGACTGCGGAACGCGATGCGGAAGGGATCGAGCATCACGTCAGCACGACCACGCTGGAGGCCTTCGAACACGCCCTCCTGCAATCTCAAAGCGGCAAGTAG
- a CDS encoding cytochrome c oxidase assembly protein — protein MITYFLLFDPFGYAISPVSLVSVSLAAWVYMRGLVRSARIRGTVSMWRQALFLAGLTCILAATNAPLASLGHSLFSVHQVEHLLLRLAGPLLFAVSQPWRLLQAGLNRRWRRYLDALGKSFAFRFLAHPVTATAALITSLFIWQIPVLYGLAQRIAAIEVFAHFAMVLAGIWYFGMLFDPRDPPEGARRGARLISGFAVIVSNIFLGSLTTLKEVSLYASYQTAGTGFLDPLSDETMGGYTIWVPSSMLMIAAIILVMNGWNAAEVRRWNSRYELVRGSNSAALEFPETAEELRLKVAEPNRDMGRTLAIGALVMFFIVMTTVVTIVYAL, from the coding sequence ATGATCACTTACTTCCTCCTTTTCGACCCGTTTGGGTATGCGATTTCGCCAGTGTCCCTTGTTTCCGTCAGCTTGGCCGCATGGGTCTACATGCGCGGCCTCGTGCGATCCGCTCGCATTCGCGGGACGGTGTCTATGTGGCGGCAAGCCCTGTTCCTCGCTGGCTTGACCTGCATTCTCGCGGCCACAAATGCGCCTCTGGCTTCGTTGGGGCATAGCCTCTTTTCGGTGCACCAAGTGGAGCACCTTCTCCTCCGCCTTGCAGGACCACTACTCTTCGCGGTCTCTCAGCCGTGGCGATTATTGCAAGCCGGTTTGAACAGACGGTGGCGTCGATACCTCGACGCTCTTGGAAAATCTTTTGCATTTCGGTTCTTGGCACATCCGGTAACCGCCACTGCCGCGCTCATCACGTCGCTCTTTATCTGGCAGATTCCAGTGCTTTACGGACTTGCTCAGCGCATCGCGGCGATCGAGGTGTTCGCCCATTTTGCGATGGTGCTGGCAGGGATCTGGTATTTCGGCATGCTCTTCGACCCGAGAGATCCCCCTGAGGGCGCGAGGCGCGGCGCAAGGCTGATCTCCGGTTTCGCGGTGATCGTTTCAAACATTTTTCTGGGTTCCTTGACGACACTCAAAGAGGTGAGCCTCTATGCTTCCTACCAAACGGCGGGAACCGGGTTTCTCGATCCCCTGTCCGACGAAACCATGGGTGGCTACACGATCTGGGTCCCGTCCTCGATGCTGATGATCGCCGCGATCATTCTGGTCATGAACGGGTGGAACGCGGCCGAGGTGCGTCGCTGGAATTCACGATACGAGTTGGTGCGAGGGTCAAACTCCGCGGCGCTCGAGTTTCCGGAAACGGCCGAAGAATTGCGTCTGAAAGTAGCAGAGCCAAACCGCGACATGGGCCGGACGCTCGCCATAGGTGCCTTGGTCATGTTCTTCATCGTCATGACGACGGTGGTGACAATTGTCTATGCGCTTTGA
- the lnt gene encoding apolipoprotein N-acyltransferase, which translates to MMAGLRPLTGRGRYIPLRSGISFAAGGLTVLTLPPFSWLIVVPVAFSALFLVLRQVSTAPAFFIGWVFGMGQFGFGVSWIAESFYVDAERFGALAIPAVAGLSAGLAIFPAIAAMLFATIMQRRAVGGITAGLLLATCWVAAEWLRGHVLTGFPWNLAAYALVEHAALRQPAAWVGSYGLSFLTVFIGLLPGVLIVAAPNRRVPVLVLFAAAVMGLWGGGALRSGTDVPPTDIALRIVQGNVPQVEKWAPGSRERTLEKYLSLSAQPGRFDLLLWPETAFPGFLDEDALARRRLSTVLPDGRILLTGVPDRVEGDGETRYFNTVQAYDGNGEILTGYAKHHLVPFGEYVPLRGWLPIERLTEGLGDFTPGPGPRTLAIPGAPLVAVAICYEIIFPGQVVDDLFRPDWIFNATNDAWFGTSIGPEQHLASARMRAVEEGLPVVRAANTGISAIIDAKGEIIARLETGQTGVIDATLPTALAPTPYARFGDWTSLALICAVWALAFTVGSARRRFNSEKSKSEES; encoded by the coding sequence ATGATGGCGGGCTTGCGACCACTGACGGGTCGTGGCCGTTACATTCCCCTGCGATCAGGGATTAGCTTTGCAGCGGGCGGTTTAACGGTTTTAACCCTTCCACCATTCTCATGGCTGATCGTTGTTCCGGTCGCCTTCTCAGCACTCTTTCTCGTCCTCCGGCAGGTTTCGACAGCGCCCGCCTTCTTCATCGGCTGGGTCTTCGGAATGGGCCAGTTCGGGTTTGGAGTTTCCTGGATCGCCGAGAGCTTCTACGTCGATGCCGAACGTTTCGGTGCCCTTGCGATCCCGGCAGTCGCGGGACTGTCCGCCGGACTGGCCATATTCCCAGCGATTGCGGCGATGTTATTTGCCACCATCATGCAGCGCCGTGCTGTCGGCGGCATTACGGCAGGTCTTCTGCTTGCAACCTGCTGGGTTGCCGCAGAATGGCTGCGCGGTCATGTCCTGACGGGGTTTCCCTGGAACCTTGCCGCTTATGCTCTTGTCGAACATGCCGCCCTGCGCCAACCGGCCGCCTGGGTCGGAAGCTATGGGCTAAGCTTTCTCACGGTCTTTATCGGGCTGTTGCCCGGTGTGTTGATTGTGGCGGCACCAAACAGACGCGTGCCTGTTCTCGTGCTCTTCGCCGCTGCGGTGATGGGCCTCTGGGGTGGCGGCGCGCTGCGTTCAGGGACGGATGTGCCGCCGACGGACATCGCTTTGCGCATCGTCCAGGGCAATGTGCCGCAAGTCGAGAAGTGGGCACCGGGCAGCCGCGAGCGAACACTGGAAAAATACTTGAGCTTGTCTGCGCAACCTGGACGCTTCGACCTGCTGCTGTGGCCGGAAACGGCCTTTCCCGGTTTTCTGGACGAGGACGCCTTGGCGCGCAGGCGGTTATCCACGGTTCTGCCAGACGGCAGGATCCTTTTGACAGGAGTGCCTGACCGCGTAGAGGGCGATGGGGAAACCCGATATTTCAACACGGTTCAAGCCTATGACGGCAACGGCGAAATTCTGACGGGATATGCAAAACATCATCTTGTTCCGTTCGGGGAATATGTGCCCCTGAGAGGCTGGCTGCCGATCGAGCGGCTCACCGAAGGTTTGGGCGATTTCACGCCAGGACCAGGGCCACGCACGCTGGCGATCCCGGGTGCGCCTCTGGTCGCGGTGGCGATCTGTTACGAGATCATTTTTCCGGGCCAGGTGGTCGATGACCTTTTTCGCCCCGACTGGATTTTCAACGCAACAAATGATGCCTGGTTCGGTACCAGCATCGGCCCCGAGCAGCACCTCGCCTCCGCGCGCATGCGCGCGGTCGAAGAAGGGCTTCCTGTGGTCCGGGCGGCCAACACGGGGATTTCCGCGATCATCGACGCCAAGGGAGAGATCATCGCGCGCCTCGAGACCGGACAAACTGGAGTCATAGATGCCACCCTGCCGACAGCGCTTGCGCCTACACCTTACGCACGTTTCGGTGATTGGACATCGCTGGCGCTCATCTGTGCGGTCTGGGCCTTAGCCTTTACCGTCGGATCGGCCAGACGACGTTTCAATTCAGAAAAATCAAAATCGGAGGAATCGTGA
- a CDS encoding M23 family metallopeptidase has translation MKIRIVLASAVVAGAFSLTAIAISGVLSKEPVPPAIAEATLWTPDPLSMPQIADYDVTPPAAFHADNASPMRPLPLLQSVFAETALPEIEPPLITWSREIASGETLDAVLANAGIAAPARAEIALALGAEYDLRRLRPGHEITVISKVDGNPSRVELAVDDGVRIETVFGQELVTRVLEPDPEMVTFAGEAVIESSVFAALDKAGIPARFAVDMAQMLGGTVDFRRELSGGETMRILWREARDGNERIGQPELAFATLDLGETVYEIVWPDDGSGEATIYVDGEVLRVFAQPVEGARLSSVFGRRTHPVYGNVRMHTGVDFAAARGTPVKATAPGRVSFIGRRGGYGRVVEIAHGSDTLTRYAHLSEVPDTLEQGQRVLAGDMIGRVGATGTATGPNLHYEVLVDGRPTDPLSDDRLAEAAERDADDTAALERLAEARSLLAERLTSEFVQTTTERL, from the coding sequence ATGAAGATTAGAATTGTTTTGGCGAGCGCTGTGGTCGCAGGCGCTTTTTCGCTGACCGCCATCGCCATTTCTGGCGTTCTTTCTAAAGAGCCAGTGCCTCCTGCGATTGCTGAAGCGACCCTCTGGACTCCCGATCCGCTCTCGATGCCTCAGATCGCCGACTACGATGTGACACCGCCCGCTGCATTTCACGCCGACAATGCTAGCCCAATGCGACCTCTGCCGCTCTTGCAATCTGTCTTCGCAGAAACCGCCTTGCCCGAGATTGAACCGCCTTTGATCACTTGGTCGCGTGAGATCGCGTCGGGCGAGACGCTGGATGCGGTCCTGGCGAACGCGGGTATCGCTGCGCCTGCGCGTGCCGAAATCGCGCTCGCGCTTGGTGCAGAATATGACCTGCGCCGATTGCGCCCGGGCCATGAGATCACTGTGATCTCAAAGGTGGACGGAAATCCGAGCCGCGTGGAACTGGCAGTTGACGATGGGGTGCGGATCGAAACGGTCTTTGGTCAAGAACTTGTCACACGCGTGTTGGAGCCAGACCCTGAAATGGTGACGTTCGCGGGCGAGGCAGTGATCGAAAGCTCTGTCTTCGCGGCGTTGGACAAAGCAGGCATCCCTGCTCGTTTTGCGGTCGACATGGCGCAGATGCTGGGCGGCACAGTAGATTTTCGACGCGAACTTTCCGGTGGCGAGACGATGCGTATTCTTTGGCGCGAAGCCCGCGACGGAAACGAGAGGATCGGTCAGCCCGAACTTGCCTTTGCCACACTGGACCTTGGTGAAACGGTCTACGAGATCGTCTGGCCGGATGACGGCAGCGGTGAAGCAACGATCTATGTCGATGGAGAGGTCCTGCGTGTTTTTGCCCAACCGGTGGAAGGAGCGCGGCTGAGTTCCGTCTTTGGCCGTCGCACACACCCGGTCTATGGGAATGTGCGCATGCACACCGGGGTCGACTTTGCTGCGGCCCGCGGTACGCCGGTGAAAGCGACAGCACCCGGACGCGTGAGCTTCATCGGACGTCGTGGTGGATATGGCCGGGTGGTGGAGATAGCGCATGGATCCGACACCCTGACACGATACGCACATCTCAGCGAGGTGCCGGACACACTCGAACAAGGGCAGCGCGTTTTGGCCGGAGACATGATCGGTCGCGTCGGTGCGACCGGCACCGCGACCGGCCCAAATCTCCATTATGAGGTTCTAGTCGATGGTCGCCCGACCGATCCTCTCTCAGACGACAGACTGGCAGAGGCGGCCGAGCGGGATGCGGATGACACGGCTGCACTTGAGCGATTGGCTGAGGCACGCTCGCTACTGGCCGAGAGGCTCACCAGCGAATTTGTGCAAACAACAACCGAAAGGCTTTAA
- the lspA gene encoding signal peptidase II, translated as MYGWEDEMKQSHFQGFFAAGTAFLVDQVTKAIVVANAADLSAGVPVFPGFNLIYLRNDGVTFGLLGGAPWWSLTVLALAVCGWLTVMLLRTDNRAEAIAYGAIIGGALGNVLDRIRFRGVTDFLDFYVGSTHWPAFNMADVFVVSGVGLLLIAPWLSAKLKTGT; from the coding sequence ATGTATGGCTGGGAGGATGAGATGAAACAGTCCCATTTCCAAGGTTTCTTTGCGGCTGGAACTGCTTTTCTTGTCGATCAGGTGACAAAAGCAATTGTCGTCGCCAATGCGGCAGATTTGAGCGCCGGAGTTCCGGTCTTTCCCGGTTTCAATCTCATCTACCTGCGCAACGATGGCGTGACATTTGGATTACTTGGTGGAGCGCCATGGTGGAGCCTTACAGTGTTGGCCCTCGCGGTCTGCGGCTGGTTGACTGTCATGTTATTGCGCACTGACAACCGGGCCGAGGCTATCGCCTATGGTGCGATTATCGGTGGCGCGCTCGGCAACGTCCTCGACCGCATCCGGTTTCGGGGTGTGACGGACTTCCTCGATTTCTATGTCGGATCCACGCATTGGCCCGCCTTCAACATGGCGGATGTTTTCGTGGTCAGTGGCGTGGGCCTACTGCTCATAGCCCCTTGGTTGAGCGCCAAGTTGAAAACTGGCACATGA
- a CDS encoding ZIP family metal transporter codes for MEPLSPITLGFLGSLAAGSLTAVGAIPVLFGRIPSRATRDLLLGFAAGVMLAASFFSLIIPALDAAEGQFDNGALPAAIVCVAILLGMGAVALMNERLPHEHFKSGREGPDSASLRRVWLFIIAITIHNFPEGLAVGVGFGADGLSGGLPLAIGIGLQNAPEGLAVAVSLLGEGYSRRRAWGIAALTGLVEPVGGLLGAGIISISQPLLPWGLAFAAGAMLYVISHEIIPETHRSGHQNRATLGLAVGLVIMLFLDVWLGG; via the coding sequence TTGGAACCCCTCTCCCCAATTACCCTTGGCTTTCTAGGAAGTCTGGCCGCCGGATCGCTGACAGCGGTCGGGGCGATCCCCGTTCTTTTCGGGCGCATCCCATCCCGGGCTACACGCGATCTGCTACTTGGCTTTGCAGCGGGTGTCATGCTCGCTGCATCGTTTTTCTCGCTGATCATCCCGGCTCTCGATGCAGCCGAAGGACAGTTCGACAACGGTGCTCTCCCGGCGGCCATCGTTTGTGTTGCTATCTTGCTTGGCATGGGCGCGGTCGCTCTGATGAACGAACGGCTGCCGCATGAGCATTTCAAGTCGGGGCGGGAAGGCCCTGACTCTGCTTCGCTGCGCCGCGTCTGGCTCTTCATCATCGCGATCACGATCCACAATTTCCCCGAAGGACTCGCCGTTGGTGTCGGGTTCGGGGCTGACGGTCTTTCTGGTGGCTTGCCGCTTGCGATTGGCATTGGGCTGCAAAACGCTCCCGAGGGTCTCGCCGTAGCGGTCTCATTGCTTGGTGAGGGATATTCCAGGCGCCGTGCGTGGGGCATTGCCGCCCTGACAGGTCTTGTCGAGCCGGTAGGCGGGCTTCTTGGGGCTGGGATCATCAGCATCTCGCAGCCGCTGTTGCCATGGGGCCTCGCCTTCGCCGCCGGGGCGATGCTCTACGTCATCAGCCACGAAATCATTCCCGAAACCCACCGTTCTGGCCATCAAAACAGGGCGACACTCGGTCTCGCGGTTGGCCTGGTGATCATGTTGTTCCTCGATGTATGGCTGGGAGGATGA
- a CDS encoding DUF411 domain-containing protein — protein MKRLAPALAVTLALFPAAQAVADAIQIDVRKTNGCGCCLSWMKHLEESGFAPTGEDMFGGSLVRFKLDNGVPQRMVSCHTALVDGYVIEGHVPASDIQRLLDERPDAVGLAVPGMPYGSPGMGPEDDREAYEVFLIRGDGSTEIFSSYSAAD, from the coding sequence ATGAAACGACTGGCTCCCGCCCTTGCAGTCACGCTGGCCTTGTTTCCCGCAGCGCAAGCGGTCGCCGATGCGATCCAGATTGATGTCCGGAAGACAAACGGCTGCGGCTGTTGTCTGTCCTGGATGAAGCACCTCGAGGAAAGCGGATTCGCGCCGACAGGCGAGGACATGTTCGGGGGATCTCTTGTGCGCTTCAAACTCGACAATGGCGTGCCTCAGCGCATGGTCTCCTGCCATACGGCTTTGGTCGACGGCTACGTGATCGAAGGACATGTACCGGCATCAGACATTCAGCGTTTGTTGGATGAGCGTCCAGATGCAGTGGGGTTGGCGGTGCCCGGAATGCCCTATGGATCGCCGGGCATGGGACCGGAAGACGATCGAGAGGCTTATGAGGTCTTCCTGATCCGCGGCGATGGATCGACCGAGATCTTTAGCAGTTATTCGGCCGCTGACTGA
- a CDS encoding cytochrome c peroxidase: protein MIQKFLGAFIVALASALVLSGPVAATPAKEAPWLPEAAAYRLTLFLGNLEPLPWDDVGTAWAEPYRGSEFSVGALAWLDGNSDIGPAPLLDAITREDRQAVFAEATRLIARRIDEELDRAVMADDPARAQQAVRTARELYRSFADGIAAADPDASRRIGLAWLELNSSTGSAGVLGAGATPASRKTMEAAREVISLYLAENYLVDDFAPRRTLSALPETVVLSGRTIEVPPSLPPGFDIFDQDPLPRLVLNFEEQGIDETDLPLVAYGDMLFDSAQIFGNPAQGLGVACSTCHNRSDVNQRLFIPGASHQPGAIDVDGAFFNPIFNDRRDDPIDIPSLRGLRFTGPYGRDGRFASLRDFTRNVIVNEFGGDEPTPFMLDALLAYMLEFDFLPNSMLTPDGQLTEAAPEAAQRGEAIFNTPFAALGDRSCSSCHVPDTNFLDRQAHDIGSVALAYDGARTGAMDTPTLLGTVYTAPYFHDGSLPTLAAVVDWFDESKSLGLTGAERADLTAYLETVGAADEPYEAFDAENTAFRLAFSELTTFASTLDTLLPQRDAKHILLLTDTVAADLSADASTMSNLAARPEVYALAQRLAEVGDAVRTDDWVAAETSWTAFKSEADAIEERAF from the coding sequence GTGATTCAGAAATTCCTTGGAGCGTTCATTGTCGCACTCGCAAGTGCGCTCGTCCTGTCCGGACCTGTCGCTGCGACGCCTGCCAAGGAGGCTCCATGGCTTCCCGAGGCGGCGGCCTACCGGCTGACTCTCTTCCTCGGAAATCTCGAACCGCTGCCTTGGGATGACGTCGGGACCGCCTGGGCCGAACCCTACCGGGGTTCGGAATTCTCTGTTGGTGCATTGGCATGGCTGGACGGCAACAGCGACATCGGACCCGCCCCCCTTCTGGACGCCATCACTCGCGAAGACCGCCAGGCGGTCTTTGCCGAGGCGACGCGGCTGATCGCGCGCCGGATCGACGAGGAACTGGACCGAGCAGTCATGGCCGACGACCCTGCACGTGCGCAGCAGGCCGTGCGGACAGCCCGAGAACTCTATCGCTCGTTCGCGGACGGTATCGCGGCTGCTGATCCCGACGCTTCGAGACGCATCGGCCTCGCCTGGCTGGAACTCAACAGCAGCACAGGTTCCGCCGGTGTTCTTGGTGCTGGTGCCACACCCGCGAGTCGCAAAACCATGGAAGCCGCGCGCGAAGTCATCTCCCTCTATCTCGCCGAGAATTACCTCGTTGACGATTTCGCGCCGCGCCGGACGCTGAGCGCGCTGCCGGAAACTGTTGTCCTGAGTGGCCGCACCATCGAGGTGCCGCCTAGCCTGCCGCCGGGGTTTGACATCTTCGATCAGGATCCGCTGCCGCGCCTCGTCCTCAATTTCGAGGAGCAGGGCATCGACGAGACCGACCTGCCATTGGTGGCCTATGGCGACATGCTATTCGACAGCGCGCAAATCTTTGGCAATCCGGCGCAGGGTCTCGGGGTCGCTTGTTCGACCTGTCACAACCGATCGGACGTTAACCAGAGGCTTTTCATTCCGGGTGCGAGCCATCAACCAGGCGCGATCGATGTCGATGGCGCCTTCTTCAACCCGATCTTCAATGACCGGCGTGATGATCCGATTGACATCCCCAGCCTCCGTGGCCTGCGCTTCACCGGGCCCTACGGCCGCGATGGCCGCTTCGCCTCCTTGCGCGATTTCACCCGCAACGTCATCGTCAACGAGTTCGGCGGCGATGAACCGACGCCCTTCATGCTGGATGCTCTGCTCGCCTACATGCTCGAATTCGACTTCCTGCCCAACTCCATGCTGACACCGGATGGTCAGCTGACCGAAGCCGCTCCCGAGGCAGCGCAGCGCGGCGAAGCGATCTTCAATACACCCTTCGCGGCGCTCGGCGACCGTTCCTGCTCCAGCTGCCACGTCCCGGACACGAACTTCCTGGACCGGCAGGCCCATGATATCGGCTCGGTTGCGTTGGCCTACGATGGCGCCCGCACCGGTGCGATGGATACACCCACGCTGCTCGGCACCGTCTACACCGCGCCCTATTTCCACGACGGGTCGCTGCCGACCCTGGCCGCTGTCGTGGACTGGTTCGACGAATCGAAGTCGCTCGGCCTGACCGGAGCGGAACGGGCCGACCTGACGGCCTATCTGGAGACCGTGGGCGCAGCGGACGAGCCCTATGAGGCATTCGACGCCGAGAACACCGCCTTCCGGCTGGCATTCTCCGAACTGACGACCTTCGCCTCGACGCTTGATACGCTGCTGCCGCAGCGGGATGCAAAACATATCCTGCTGCTGACCGACACCGTGGCCGCGGACCTTTCGGCGGACGCCAGCACAATGTCGAACCTGGCTGCGCGGCCTGAAGTCTACGCGTTGGCCCAACGTCTGGCCGAGGTTGGTGACGCCGTTCGTACTGATGACTGGGTGGCTGCCGAAACAAGCTGGACCGCGTTCAAGTCCGAAGCCGACGCAATCGAAGAGAGGGCATTCTGA
- a CDS encoding SCO family protein, with translation MQRRHVVQYGAAGVGAVALMLGVGWWRVDGPGAPKPAGQRPLPLSAMDFRLTDHEGNEVGPETLIGRPTMVFFGFTYCPDVCPTTLSDISGWLEDLGDDAARMNVVFITVDPERDTVEAMAEYVGYFHPAIRGWTGPANQVARAAEGFRASYERVPTEGGDYTMNHTASVFLFDAKGELVTMIDYHEPREFAVPKIRRALTEDVEGAT, from the coding sequence ATGCAGCGTCGACATGTGGTCCAATACGGTGCAGCCGGTGTAGGCGCTGTCGCTCTGATGCTCGGCGTCGGTTGGTGGCGGGTGGATGGTCCCGGTGCACCAAAACCGGCCGGCCAAAGGCCTCTCCCCCTGTCGGCGATGGATTTCCGACTGACCGATCACGAAGGCAATGAAGTGGGCCCGGAAACCCTGATCGGACGCCCGACCATGGTGTTTTTCGGGTTCACCTACTGCCCGGATGTCTGCCCCACGACGTTATCGGATATCTCAGGTTGGCTTGAAGATCTCGGGGACGACGCCGCGCGGATGAACGTGGTCTTCATCACAGTCGATCCGGAGCGGGACACGGTCGAGGCCATGGCCGAATATGTCGGCTATTTTCATCCGGCTATTCGCGGCTGGACTGGGCCGGCAAACCAGGTTGCCCGCGCTGCAGAAGGATTTCGTGCCTCGTATGAGCGCGTCCCGACCGAAGGCGGCGACTATACAATGAACCATACGGCAAGCGTATTCCTGTTCGATGCCAAGGGTGAACTCGTCACCATGATTGACTATCACGAGCCAAGAGAATTCGCAGTGCCGAAGATCCGGCGTGCACTGACAGAAGACGTAGAGGGGGCAACATGA
- a CDS encoding penicillin acylase family protein, which yields MKRLFNILLYLLLAIFASGLAVSGVVYFLLRASVPDYDEDFSVAGIEGPVDILRDAAAIPHISADSAADAYFALGFVHAQDRLGQLLRARRAAQALLPLDQTIEVEPSTAQALDAYAAGVNAWLGLVSEGGRGRGSPDLLIADERMIAAWRPVDSLRLAQAFLNDLQPERRQSDLSGLSDRPLLPELFVTSPKVSLDAWALPGDRTASGAPILAADIRGPLSLPSEWYLADIQLPTGAAIGATMPGVPFIVVGRSERVAWAFRSLSLTALKEPVSPTAAKAGNFLMMLDRLARSADVNDAMDASMNLAPAGLEILAIGREILARWPDREVETPFSFRDARLAALDVRQPIFSVEGAIAAQRDTVSTAARALLPIMAKELWFVGSAGALEENRADEFRGDILGQLAQWNGDMDRFSPEPLVFWAWARALQKRILQDEFPSATTVWARPNADILFAVLSDRGGSAIWCDIRPSTRIETCQDQVRAALDDAIGWLVDRYGPDPSDWVWGEAHALNMGWAPIRSSGIISDLLSLEAPSSGDPYTLIATLLSSDNDRPFAASAGTNFQAVMSFSEEAGSYFIAPAGQSGHPLSRFYENLFLMWMQGKYLTMSTDLSLARGGAVGTSRLSPVSVDTPTIQNDRSR from the coding sequence TTGAAACGACTGTTCAACATATTACTGTACTTGCTCCTGGCGATTTTTGCATCAGGACTGGCCGTATCCGGTGTCGTCTACTTTCTTTTGCGCGCCTCCGTCCCCGACTATGACGAGGATTTCAGTGTTGCGGGAATCGAAGGTCCAGTCGATATTCTGCGAGATGCTGCGGCCATACCGCACATTTCTGCAGACTCCGCTGCGGACGCCTATTTCGCGCTTGGTTTCGTTCACGCTCAGGACAGGCTTGGCCAGTTATTGAGGGCAAGGCGGGCAGCGCAAGCCTTGTTGCCACTTGACCAGACGATCGAAGTCGAGCCTTCGACAGCCCAAGCGCTCGACGCATATGCCGCTGGTGTCAACGCGTGGCTTGGTCTGGTATCCGAAGGCGGGCGCGGCAGAGGCTCACCCGATCTGTTGATCGCGGATGAGAGAATGATCGCTGCCTGGAGACCCGTCGATAGTCTCAGACTTGCCCAAGCGTTTCTGAACGATCTTCAACCCGAGAGACGCCAGAGTGACCTGTCCGGCTTGTCAGATCGACCTCTTTTGCCCGAGCTGTTTGTGACCTCGCCCAAGGTCAGCCTCGATGCTTGGGCGTTGCCTGGAGACAGAACAGCTTCGGGAGCACCAATTCTCGCCGCCGATATACGTGGCCCCTTATCGCTGCCTTCTGAATGGTACCTGGCGGATATTCAACTCCCGACCGGAGCCGCGATTGGGGCTACAATGCCGGGTGTGCCCTTCATTGTCGTCGGTCGCAGCGAACGCGTCGCTTGGGCGTTCCGATCTCTGTCACTGACTGCCCTTAAAGAGCCAGTGAGTCCCACCGCTGCCAAGGCCGGCAATTTTCTGATGATGCTTGACCGTCTGGCGCGGTCCGCCGATGTGAACGATGCTATGGACGCAAGCATGAACCTGGCACCAGCCGGATTGGAGATTCTTGCCATCGGCCGAGAAATCCTTGCTCGCTGGCCTGACAGGGAGGTCGAAACGCCTTTCTCGTTTCGAGACGCCCGTCTGGCAGCTCTTGATGTGCGGCAACCGATATTCTCGGTCGAGGGCGCGATTGCGGCGCAGCGCGACACGGTCAGCACTGCCGCGCGGGCGCTTCTTCCTATAATGGCAAAAGAGCTCTGGTTCGTGGGTTCCGCAGGCGCTCTCGAAGAGAACCGCGCAGATGAGTTTCGCGGCGATATTCTGGGTCAACTTGCCCAATGGAATGGCGACATGGATCGCTTTTCACCGGAACCGCTCGTGTTCTGGGCCTGGGCGCGCGCGTTGCAAAAACGGATACTTCAGGATGAATTTCCATCCGCGACAACGGTCTGGGCCAGGCCAAATGCCGATATCCTATTTGCGGTGCTTTCAGATCGCGGAGGGAGCGCAATCTGGTGCGACATCCGCCCGTCCACCCGCATCGAGACCTGCCAGGATCAGGTTCGTGCGGCCCTGGATGATGCCATCGGCTGGCTTGTCGACCGCTACGGACCCGATCCGTCAGATTGGGTCTGGGGCGAAGCACACGCTTTGAATATGGGGTGGGCGCCAATCCGATCGAGTGGGATCATCAGCGATCTGCTGTCTCTCGAAGCCCCATCTTCGGGCGATCCATACACACTGATTGCAACGCTGTTATCTTCTGACAATGACCGCCCCTTCGCGGCCAGCGCGGGCACCAATTTTCAGGCGGTCATGTCGTTTTCGGAAGAAGCCGGATCCTATTTCATCGCGCCAGCCGGTCAGTCCGGCCACCCGCTCTCACGTTTCTATGAAAACCTTTTTCTCATGTGGATGCAGGGCAAATATCTCACGATGTCCACTGATCTGTCCTTGGCCCGGGGTGGCGCTGTGGGAACATCCCGACTTTCACCGGTATCCGTCGATACGCCGACAATACAAAATGACAGGAGCCGATGA